A part of Notolabrus celidotus isolate fNotCel1 unplaced genomic scaffold, fNotCel1.pri scaffold_198_arrow_ctg1, whole genome shotgun sequence genomic DNA contains:
- the opn6a gene encoding opsin 6, group member a: MTSSTATRGGGVPWRNNSFILGGGRDPPLSDQGETIIGVYLLLLGWLSWFGNSIVLFVLYRQRVTLQPSDYLTFNLAVSDASISVFGYSRGIIEIFNVFQDSGFLISSIWTCQVDGFFTLLFGLSSINTLTVISITRYIKGCHPDKAQHISRVSVSVCLLLIWITAGFWSGAPLFGWGSYKDRGYGTCEIDWAKAGYSSVYRSYIISIFIFCFFVPVLVMLFCYVSIINTVKRGNALSAEGDLTDRQRKIERDVTIVSIVICTAFILAWSPYAVVSMWSAWGYHVPNLTSIFTRLFAKSASFYNPLIYFGLSSKFRKDVAILLPCTRDAKDTVKLKRFKPKADAHGRPAAGGGARLKVPLNRTERKYTSLDQQNPAPSPDSGMGSPPCTPPPGNKEVFYIDLPKPSEAGSEYECARL; encoded by the exons atgaccAGCTCCACCGCAACCAGAGGGGGGGGCGTCCCATGGAGGAACAACAGCTTCATCCTGGGTGGGGGACGGGACCCCCCTCTGTCAGACCAGGGGGAGACCATCATCGGAGtgtacctgctgctgctgg GGTGGCTGTCCTGGTTTGGAAACAGCATCGTCCTCTTCGTGTTGTACAGACAGAGGGTCACCCTGCAGCCCTCAGACTACCTGACCTTTAACCTCGCCGTCTCCGACGCCAGCATCTCCGTGTTCGGATACTCCAGAGGGATTATCGAGATCTTCAACGTGTTCCAGGACAGCGGCTTCCTCATCTCCTCCATCTGGACCTGCCAG gTAGACGGTTTCTTCACGCTGCTGTTCGGTCTGAGCAGCATCAACACCCTGACGGTGATCAGCATCACACGCTACATCAAAGGATGTCACCCCGACAAAG cccAACACATCAGTCGGGTCAGTGTCTcggtctgtctgctgctgatcTGGATCACAGCTGGATTCTGGTCTGGAGCCCCTCTGTTTGGATGGGGCAGTTACAAAG ATCGGGGTTATGGGACCTGTGAGATCGACTGGGCCAAAGCGGGGTACTCCAGTGTGTACCGGTCCTACATCATCTCCATCTTTATCTTCTGCTTCTTCGTTCCGGTGCTCGTCATGCTGTTCTGCTACGTGTCCATCATCAACACGGTGAAGAGAGGGAACGCTCTGTCGGCCGAGGGAGACCTGACCGACCGGCAGAGGAAAATCGAGAGGGACGTCACCATC GTTTCCATAGTGATCTGTACCGCCTTCATCCTGGCCTGGTCTCCGTACGCCGTGGTGTCCATGTGGTCCGCCTGGGGCTACCACGTTCCGAACCTCACCAGCATCTTCACCCGCCTGTTCGCCAAGTCCGCCAGCTTCTACAACCCCCTGATCTACTTCGGACTCAGCTCCAAGTTCCGGAAGGACGTGGCCATCCTGCTGCCGTGCACCCGGGACGCCAAGGACACGGTCAAACTGAAGCGCTTCAAGCCCAAAGCCGACGCCCACGGCCGGCCTGCCGCAGGAGGCGGAGCCAGACTCAAAGTCCCCCTTAACCGGACCGAGAGGAAGTACACGTCCCTGGACCAGCAGAACCCCGCCCCCAGCCCGGACTCAGGGATGGGGAGCCCGCCCTGCACGCCGCCGCCAGGCAACAAAGAGGTGTTCTACATCGACCTGCCCAAACCCTCCGAGGCCGGCTCCGAGTACGAATGTGCCCGACTCTGA
- the LOC117809008 gene encoding serum response factor-like isoform X4, translated as MLVGTGVRMSTRTGTEEGQFEDREYSTEVVYSGSDQDSDSGDDEDMTGSGGDRRGVKRERREREVGRQEAGSSGGHCGISPGVPGVKPGKKTRGRVKIKMEFIDNKLRRYTTFSKRKTGIMKKAYELSTLTGTQVLLLVASETGHVYTFATRKLQPMITSETGKALIQTCLNSPDSPPRSDPSSDQRMSATGFEETDLTYQVSEVDGSLEVVKDLMKPAFTVSTCSTQVPPSSSSSSSSSVALQVQTSAPSWQPPSSTNGAMLKTSAGIMLPGSLTLMSGSIIPSSSSSSSVTGHMMYPGGHTLMYATPSPSLCDGGLTVLNTFPPTGHAQSHDPGSLPQVFLTSLPPVSAQIPVSAVQLHPMLISQQSSSNLTELQVVSLDVHQSKED; from the exons ATGCTGGTGGGGACCGGGGTCAGGATGAGCACCAGGACCGGGACAGAGGAGGGCCAGTTTGAGGACCGGGAGTACAGCACCGAGGTGGTCTACAGCGGCTCGGACCAGGACTCGGACTCTGGCGACGATGAAGACATGACTGGGTCGGGCGGGGACCGGAGGGGCGTGAAGCGGGAGAGGAGGGAGCGGGAGGTGGGGCGGCAGGAGGCCGGATCCTCGGGGGGTCACTGCGGGATCAGCCCCGGGGTACCGGGGGTCAAACCCGGGAAGAAGACCAGGGGGAGGGTGAAGATTAAGATGGAGTTCATAGACAATAAACTGAGGAGGTACACCACCTTCAGCAAGAGGAAGACCGGCATCATGAAGAAG GCGTACGAGCTGTCCACCCTGACGGGGACTCAGGTCTTGCTCCTGGTGGCCAGTGAGACCGGTCATGTGTACACGTTTGCTACGAGGAAGCTTCAGCCCATGATCACGTCAGAGACCGGTAAAGCTCTGATCCAGACCTGCCTCAACTCTCCGGACTCACCCCCCCGCTCTGACCCCTCCTCCGACCAGAGGATGAGCGCCACCGGCTTTGAGGAGACGGACCTGACCTACCAGGTGTCCGAGGTCGATGGCAGCTTAGAGGTCGTCAAG GATCTGATGAAACCAGCATTCACCGTGTCCACCTGCAGCACACAGGTcccgccctcctcctcctcctcctcctcgtcttcggTGGCCCTGCAGGTGCAGACCAGCGCCCCCTCCTGGCAGCCGCCCTCCTCCACAAACGGCGCCATGCTGAAGACGTCGGCGGGCATCATGCTTCCTGGGAGCCTCACCTTGATGTCAG gctccatcatcccctcctcctcctcctcttcctccgtcACAGGTCACATGATGTATCCTGGAGGTCACACCCTCATGTACGCCACGCCCAGCCCCTCGCTCTGTGACGGCGGCCTCACCGTGCTCAACACCTTCCCCCCGACAGGCCACGCCCAGTCTCATGACCCAG GCTCTCTCCCACAGGTGTTCCTCACCTCACTGCCTCCTGTCTCTGCTCAGATCCCTGTCTCTGCTGTCCAGCTGCACCCg atgtTGATCagtcagcagagcagcagtaACCTGACGGAACTGCAGGTTGTCAGTCTGGACGTCCACCAATCAAAAGAGGACTGA
- the LOC117809008 gene encoding serum response factor-like isoform X1, whose amino-acid sequence MLVGTGVRMSTRTGTEEGQFEDREYSTEVVYSGSDQDSDSGDDEDMTGSGGDRRGVKRERREREVGRQEAGSSGGHCGISPGVPGVKPGKKTRGRVKIKMEFIDNKLRRYTTFSKRKTGIMKKAYELSTLTGTQVLLLVASETGHVYTFATRKLQPMITSETGKALIQTCLNSPDSPPRSDPSSDQRMSATGFEETDLTYQVSEVDGSLEVVKDLMKPAFTVSTCSTQVPPSSSSSSSSSVALQVQTSAPSWQPPSSTNGAMLKTSAGIMLPGSLTLMSGAALPPGTHTIPLSQLQATPLALQGPGPPLHANPTQPTTLLRLPTTVSLSGGVSQQLQTIQVQPQLASSQSSSDPHDPHDPTCSTGSIIPSSSSSSSVTGHMMYPGGHTLMYATPSPSLCDGGLTVLNTFPPTGHAQSHDPGSLPQVFLTSLPPVSAQIPVSAVQLHPMLISQQSSSNLTELQVVSLDVHQSKED is encoded by the exons ATGCTGGTGGGGACCGGGGTCAGGATGAGCACCAGGACCGGGACAGAGGAGGGCCAGTTTGAGGACCGGGAGTACAGCACCGAGGTGGTCTACAGCGGCTCGGACCAGGACTCGGACTCTGGCGACGATGAAGACATGACTGGGTCGGGCGGGGACCGGAGGGGCGTGAAGCGGGAGAGGAGGGAGCGGGAGGTGGGGCGGCAGGAGGCCGGATCCTCGGGGGGTCACTGCGGGATCAGCCCCGGGGTACCGGGGGTCAAACCCGGGAAGAAGACCAGGGGGAGGGTGAAGATTAAGATGGAGTTCATAGACAATAAACTGAGGAGGTACACCACCTTCAGCAAGAGGAAGACCGGCATCATGAAGAAG GCGTACGAGCTGTCCACCCTGACGGGGACTCAGGTCTTGCTCCTGGTGGCCAGTGAGACCGGTCATGTGTACACGTTTGCTACGAGGAAGCTTCAGCCCATGATCACGTCAGAGACCGGTAAAGCTCTGATCCAGACCTGCCTCAACTCTCCGGACTCACCCCCCCGCTCTGACCCCTCCTCCGACCAGAGGATGAGCGCCACCGGCTTTGAGGAGACGGACCTGACCTACCAGGTGTCCGAGGTCGATGGCAGCTTAGAGGTCGTCAAG GATCTGATGAAACCAGCATTCACCGTGTCCACCTGCAGCACACAGGTcccgccctcctcctcctcctcctcctcgtcttcggTGGCCCTGCAGGTGCAGACCAGCGCCCCCTCCTGGCAGCCGCCCTCCTCCACAAACGGCGCCATGCTGAAGACGTCGGCGGGCATCATGCTTCCTGGGAGCCTCACCTTGATGTCAG GCGCCGCTCTGCCCCCCGGCACACACACCATCCCCCTCAGCCAGCTGCAGGCCACGCCCCTGGCCCTGCAGGGCCCGGGACCCCCACTGCACGCCAACCCCACACAGCCGACCACGCTGCTCCGCCTTCCCACCACTGTGTCACTGTCAG GTGGCGTCTCTCAGCAGCTACAGACCATCCAGGTGCAGCCTCAGCTAGCCTCAAGTCAGAGCAGCTCAGACCCCCATGACCCCCATGACCCCACCTGCTCCACAG gctccatcatcccctcctcctcctcctcttcctccgtcACAGGTCACATGATGTATCCTGGAGGTCACACCCTCATGTACGCCACGCCCAGCCCCTCGCTCTGTGACGGCGGCCTCACCGTGCTCAACACCTTCCCCCCGACAGGCCACGCCCAGTCTCATGACCCAG GCTCTCTCCCACAGGTGTTCCTCACCTCACTGCCTCCTGTCTCTGCTCAGATCCCTGTCTCTGCTGTCCAGCTGCACCCg atgtTGATCagtcagcagagcagcagtaACCTGACGGAACTGCAGGTTGTCAGTCTGGACGTCCACCAATCAAAAGAGGACTGA
- the LOC117809008 gene encoding serum response factor-like isoform X3 encodes MLVGTGVRMSTRTGTEEGQFEDREYSTEVVYSGSDQDSDSGDDEDMTGSGGDRRGVKRERREREVGRQEAGSSGGHCGISPGVPGVKPGKKTRGRVKIKMEFIDNKLRRYTTFSKRKTGIMKKAYELSTLTGTQVLLLVASETGHVYTFATRKLQPMITSETGKALIQTCLNSPDSPPRSDPSSDQRMSATGFEETDLTYQVSEVDGSLEVVKDLMKPAFTVSTCSTQVPPSSSSSSSSSVALQVQTSAPSWQPPSSTNGAMLKTSAGIMLPGSLTLMSGGVSQQLQTIQVQPQLASSQSSSDPHDPHDPTCSTGSIIPSSSSSSSVTGHMMYPGGHTLMYATPSPSLCDGGLTVLNTFPPTGHAQSHDPGSLPQVFLTSLPPVSAQIPVSAVQLHPMLISQQSSSNLTELQVVSLDVHQSKED; translated from the exons ATGCTGGTGGGGACCGGGGTCAGGATGAGCACCAGGACCGGGACAGAGGAGGGCCAGTTTGAGGACCGGGAGTACAGCACCGAGGTGGTCTACAGCGGCTCGGACCAGGACTCGGACTCTGGCGACGATGAAGACATGACTGGGTCGGGCGGGGACCGGAGGGGCGTGAAGCGGGAGAGGAGGGAGCGGGAGGTGGGGCGGCAGGAGGCCGGATCCTCGGGGGGTCACTGCGGGATCAGCCCCGGGGTACCGGGGGTCAAACCCGGGAAGAAGACCAGGGGGAGGGTGAAGATTAAGATGGAGTTCATAGACAATAAACTGAGGAGGTACACCACCTTCAGCAAGAGGAAGACCGGCATCATGAAGAAG GCGTACGAGCTGTCCACCCTGACGGGGACTCAGGTCTTGCTCCTGGTGGCCAGTGAGACCGGTCATGTGTACACGTTTGCTACGAGGAAGCTTCAGCCCATGATCACGTCAGAGACCGGTAAAGCTCTGATCCAGACCTGCCTCAACTCTCCGGACTCACCCCCCCGCTCTGACCCCTCCTCCGACCAGAGGATGAGCGCCACCGGCTTTGAGGAGACGGACCTGACCTACCAGGTGTCCGAGGTCGATGGCAGCTTAGAGGTCGTCAAG GATCTGATGAAACCAGCATTCACCGTGTCCACCTGCAGCACACAGGTcccgccctcctcctcctcctcctcctcgtcttcggTGGCCCTGCAGGTGCAGACCAGCGCCCCCTCCTGGCAGCCGCCCTCCTCCACAAACGGCGCCATGCTGAAGACGTCGGCGGGCATCATGCTTCCTGGGAGCCTCACCTTGATGTCAG GTGGCGTCTCTCAGCAGCTACAGACCATCCAGGTGCAGCCTCAGCTAGCCTCAAGTCAGAGCAGCTCAGACCCCCATGACCCCCATGACCCCACCTGCTCCACAG gctccatcatcccctcctcctcctcctcttcctccgtcACAGGTCACATGATGTATCCTGGAGGTCACACCCTCATGTACGCCACGCCCAGCCCCTCGCTCTGTGACGGCGGCCTCACCGTGCTCAACACCTTCCCCCCGACAGGCCACGCCCAGTCTCATGACCCAG GCTCTCTCCCACAGGTGTTCCTCACCTCACTGCCTCCTGTCTCTGCTCAGATCCCTGTCTCTGCTGTCCAGCTGCACCCg atgtTGATCagtcagcagagcagcagtaACCTGACGGAACTGCAGGTTGTCAGTCTGGACGTCCACCAATCAAAAGAGGACTGA
- the LOC117809008 gene encoding serum response factor-like isoform X2 — MLVGTGVRMSTRTGTEEGQFEDREYSTEVVYSGSDQDSDSGDDEDMTGSGGDRRGVKRERREREVGRQEAGSSGGHCGISPGVPGVKPGKKTRGRVKIKMEFIDNKLRRYTTFSKRKTGIMKKAYELSTLTGTQVLLLVASETGHVYTFATRKLQPMITSETGKALIQTCLNSPDSPPRSDPSSDQRMSATGFEETDLTYQVSEVDGSLEVVKDLMKPAFTVSTCSTQVPPSSSSSSSSSVALQVQTSAPSWQPPSSTNGAMLKTSAGIMLPGSLTLMSGAALPPGTHTIPLSQLQATPLALQGPGPPLHANPTQPTTLLRLPTTVSLSGSIIPSSSSSSSVTGHMMYPGGHTLMYATPSPSLCDGGLTVLNTFPPTGHAQSHDPGSLPQVFLTSLPPVSAQIPVSAVQLHPMLISQQSSSNLTELQVVSLDVHQSKED, encoded by the exons ATGCTGGTGGGGACCGGGGTCAGGATGAGCACCAGGACCGGGACAGAGGAGGGCCAGTTTGAGGACCGGGAGTACAGCACCGAGGTGGTCTACAGCGGCTCGGACCAGGACTCGGACTCTGGCGACGATGAAGACATGACTGGGTCGGGCGGGGACCGGAGGGGCGTGAAGCGGGAGAGGAGGGAGCGGGAGGTGGGGCGGCAGGAGGCCGGATCCTCGGGGGGTCACTGCGGGATCAGCCCCGGGGTACCGGGGGTCAAACCCGGGAAGAAGACCAGGGGGAGGGTGAAGATTAAGATGGAGTTCATAGACAATAAACTGAGGAGGTACACCACCTTCAGCAAGAGGAAGACCGGCATCATGAAGAAG GCGTACGAGCTGTCCACCCTGACGGGGACTCAGGTCTTGCTCCTGGTGGCCAGTGAGACCGGTCATGTGTACACGTTTGCTACGAGGAAGCTTCAGCCCATGATCACGTCAGAGACCGGTAAAGCTCTGATCCAGACCTGCCTCAACTCTCCGGACTCACCCCCCCGCTCTGACCCCTCCTCCGACCAGAGGATGAGCGCCACCGGCTTTGAGGAGACGGACCTGACCTACCAGGTGTCCGAGGTCGATGGCAGCTTAGAGGTCGTCAAG GATCTGATGAAACCAGCATTCACCGTGTCCACCTGCAGCACACAGGTcccgccctcctcctcctcctcctcctcgtcttcggTGGCCCTGCAGGTGCAGACCAGCGCCCCCTCCTGGCAGCCGCCCTCCTCCACAAACGGCGCCATGCTGAAGACGTCGGCGGGCATCATGCTTCCTGGGAGCCTCACCTTGATGTCAG GCGCCGCTCTGCCCCCCGGCACACACACCATCCCCCTCAGCCAGCTGCAGGCCACGCCCCTGGCCCTGCAGGGCCCGGGACCCCCACTGCACGCCAACCCCACACAGCCGACCACGCTGCTCCGCCTTCCCACCACTGTGTCACTGTCAG gctccatcatcccctcctcctcctcctcttcctccgtcACAGGTCACATGATGTATCCTGGAGGTCACACCCTCATGTACGCCACGCCCAGCCCCTCGCTCTGTGACGGCGGCCTCACCGTGCTCAACACCTTCCCCCCGACAGGCCACGCCCAGTCTCATGACCCAG GCTCTCTCCCACAGGTGTTCCTCACCTCACTGCCTCCTGTCTCTGCTCAGATCCCTGTCTCTGCTGTCCAGCTGCACCCg atgtTGATCagtcagcagagcagcagtaACCTGACGGAACTGCAGGTTGTCAGTCTGGACGTCCACCAATCAAAAGAGGACTGA
- the eif4a3 gene encoding eukaryotic initiation factor 4A-III, producing the protein MAAAGPQGRKRILREEDMTKVEFETSEEVDVTPTFDTMGLREDLLRGIYAYGFEKPSAIQQRAIKQIIKGRDVIAQSQSGTGKTATFCVSVLQCLDIQVRETQALILAPTRELAGQIQKVLLALGDYMNVQCHACIGGTNVGEDIRKLDYGQHVVAGTPGRVFDMIRRRSLRTRAIKMLVLDEADEMLNKGFKEQIYDVYRYLPPATQVCLISATLPHEILEMTNKFMTDPIRILVKRDELTLEGIKQFFVAVEREEWKFDTLCDLYDTLTITQAVIFCNTKRKVDWLTEKMREANFTVSSMHGDMPQKERESIMKEFRSGASRVLISTDVWARGLDVPQVSLIINYDLPNNRELYIHRIGRSGRYGRKGVAINFVKNDDIRILRDIEQYYSTQIDEMPMNVADLI; encoded by the exons ATGGCTGCTGCAGGGCCACAGGGCAGGAAGAGGATCCTGAGGGAGGAGGACATGACCAAGGTGGAGTTTGAGACCAGCGAGGAGGTGGACGTTACCCCCACCTTCGACACCATGGGCCTCCGGGAGGACCTGCTCCGCGGGATATACGCCTACG gttTCGAGAAGCCCTCAGCGATCCAGCAGAGAGCGATCAAACAGATCATCAAAGGCCGAGACGTCATCGCTCA GTCTCAGTCTGGAACGGGAAAGACGGCCACCTTCTGCGTGTCCGTGCTGCAGTGTCTGGACATCCAG GTGAGGGAGACCCAGGCTCTGATCCTCGCTCCCACCAGAGAGCTGGCTGGACAGATACAGAAG GTGCTGCTGGCTCTGGGAGATTACATGAACGTTCAGTGTCACGCCTGCATCGGAGGAACCAACGTGGGCGAGGACATCAGGAAGCTGGACTACGGGCAGCACGTGGTCGCAGGGACGCCTGGACGCGTGTTTG ATATGATCCGTCGCAGGAGTCTGAGGACCAGAGCCATCAAGATGCTGGTCCTGGACGAAGCCGACGAGATGCTCAACAAAG GTTTCAAGGAGCAGATCTACGATGTGTATCGTTACCTTCCTCCTGCCACTCAGGTGTGTCTGATCAGCGCCACGCTGCCTCACGAGATCCTCGAGATGACCAACAAGTTCATGACCGACCCCATCCGCATCCTCGTCAAAcg tgATGAACTGACTCTGGAGGGGATAAAGCAGTTCTTCGTAGcggtggagagagaggagtggaagTTTGACACTCTGTGTGATCTGTACGACACTCTGACCATCACACAGGCCGTCATCTTCTGCAACACCAAGAGGAAG gtggaCTGGCTCACAGAGAAGATGAGAGAGGCTAACTTCACCGTGTCGTCGATGCACGGAGACATGccgcagaaagagagagagtccaTCATGAAGGAGTTCAGATCCGGAGCCAG tcgtGTGTTGATCTCCACAGACGTGTGGGCTCGTGGTCTGGACGTCCCTCAGGTGTCTCTGATCATTAACTACGACCTGCCCAACAACAGAGAGCTCTACAtccacag GATTGGTCGATCTGGTCGTTACGGGCGTAAAGGTGTCGCCATAAACTTTGTGAAGAACGATGACATCAGGATCCTCCGAGACATCGAGCAGTACTACTCCACCCAGATCGACGAGATGCCCATGAACG TGGCTGACCTGATCTGA
- the soul4 gene encoding heme-binding protein soul4, protein MALISLEDLDGLDDEQLDDDITDNPEPMEEDDRLLRHWQAVASTHQVSVPAEMTGPIHEMARNSQQKETVPFASVSRHEKMGEVQYEERVYPAGNWACVTRGEELYEQSISMAFMKLMRFICKDNSKGRYLGMTVPVISHIHIMGDKKTFQKEVLTAYYLPAEFQSDPPQPSDPDITIVHREPFRVVSRLFLGTTTEETVTRQIEELWEILGSTDDLMTEDYMVAVYENPGVPRRRNEMWFIRRNL, encoded by the exons ATGGCTCTGATCTCTCTGGAAGACCTCGACGGATTGGACGACGAGCAGCTGGACGATGACATCACCGACAACCCCGAGCCAATGGAAGAGGACGACCGGCTGCTGAGGCACTGGCAGGCCGTCGCCAGCACACACCAGGTGTCTGTACCTGCAG aaaTGACCGGGCCCATACATGAGATGGCGAGAAACAGCCAGCAGAAGGAGACGGTCCCCTTTGCTTCGGTATCCCGCCATGAAAAG ATGGGGGAGGTCCAGTATGAAGAGCGGGTGTATCCTGCGGGTAACTGGGCGTGTGTGACAAGGGGGGAGGAGCTCTACGAGCAGAGCATCTCTATGGCCTTCATGAAGCTGATGAGGTTCATCTGCAAGGACAACTCCAAAG GCAGGTACCTGGGGATGACGGTCCCCGTGATCAGTCACATCCACATAATGGGGGACAAGAAGACGTTTCAGAAGGAAGTCCTGACGGCGTACTACCTGCCTGCTGAGTTCCAGTCCGACCCCCCTCAACCCTCGGACCCCGACATCACCATCGTCCACCGAGAGCCCTTCAGAGTCGTCAGCAG gCTGTTCTTAGGGACGACCACGGAGGAGACGGTGACGCGTCAGATCGAGGAGTTGTGGGAGATTCTGGGCTCGACCGACGACCTGATGACAGAGGACTACATGGTCGCCGTATACGAGAACCCGGGTGTCCCCCGCCGCCGTAACGAGATGTGGTTCATCAGGCGCAACCTGTAG